A window of Zingiber officinale cultivar Zhangliang chromosome 5A, Zo_v1.1, whole genome shotgun sequence contains these coding sequences:
- the LOC121983205 gene encoding beta-glucosidase 26-like codes for MGSKTCSLFFFFLLLLLSFKGHQASNADRGLSREAFPEGFVFGTAASAYQVEGMALKGGRGPSIWEPYVRIPGKIAGNATADVADDEYHHYKEDVDIMKAFNFDAYRFSISWSRIFPNGTGEINWEGVDYYDRLIDYLIQQGITPYANLYHYDLPLALHNEYLGWLSPKIVDAFADYADFCFERFGDRVKNWFTINEPRCVAALGYGDGSDAPGRCSTCAAGGNSTTEPYIVAHNLILSHAAAVKRYREKYQEEQKGKIGILLDFVWYEPYTYSVQDKAAAKRAIDFSLGWFLHPLTYGYYPESVQDIVKERLPKFTNDQVEMVRGSYDYVGVNQYTSYYMEDLGTVDPKPVSYQADWHVEFKYDRDGVPIGPQANSKWLYIVPWGIYKAVTYVKENYGNPVIILAENGMDQPGNVTLPEGLQDTTRMNYYKSYITNLKRAMDDGATVIGYFAWSLLDNFEWNLGYTSRFGIVYVDFKNKQRFPKNSAYWFKKILERK; via the exons ATGGGTTCGAAGACCTGCTCACTgttcttctttttcctcctccTTTTGCTCTCCTTCAAGGGCCATCAAGCCTCAAATGCCGATCGCGGTCTCAGTCGCGAGGCATTCCCGGAGGGATTCGTGTTCGGGACAGCGGCATCCGCCTATCAAGTGGAAGGGATGGCGCTTAAAGGAGGACGAGGACCCAGCATTTGGGAACCATACGTTAGAATCCCAG GTAAGATCGCTGGCAATGCTACTGCCGATGTTGCAGATGATGAGTACCATCACTACAAG GAAGATGTTGACATCATGAAGGCATTCAATTTTGATGCTTATAGGTTCTCAATTTCATGGAGTAGAATATTTccaa ATGGAACGGGTGAAATCAATTGGGAAGGTGTTGATTATTACGATAGGCTAATTGATTACTTGATACAGCAAG GCATTACTCCTTATGCAAATCTTTATCACTATGATCTTCCTTTGGCACTTCATAATGAGTACCTTGGTTGGTTAAGTCCAAAGATAGT GGATGCATTTGCAGACTATGCCGATTTTTGTTTTGAGAGATTTGGTGATAGAGTTAAGAATTGGTTCACCATTAATGAGCCTAGATGTGTGGCAGCCCTTGGTTATGGTGATGGTAGTGATGCCCCGGGGAGATGTAGCACTTGTGCTGCTGGTGGGAACTCGACTACTGAGCCTTATATTGTGGCGCATAATTTGATCTTATCTCATGCAGCTGCAGTGAAAAGATATCGTGAAAAGTATCAG GAAGAACAAAAAGGCAAAATAGGAATCCTTTTGGATTTTGTTTGGTATGAACCTTATACTTACTCGGTTCAAGACAAAGCCGCCGCTAAAAGAGCTATTGATTTTAGCCTTGGATG GTTTCTTCATCCTTTAACATATGGATACTATCCAGAATCAGTTCAAGACATTGTCAAAGAAAGACTCCCTAAATTTACCAATGACCAAGTGGAGATGGTTAGAGGTTCATATGATTATGTTGGGGTCAATCAATACACATCCTACTATATGGAGGATCTTGGAACAGTTGATCCAAAGCCTGTTAGCTACCAAGCTGACTGGCATGTAGAGTTCAAAT ATGATCGAGATGGTGTACCAATTGGTCCCCAG GCCAACTCTAAGTGGCTCTACATAGTTCCATGGGGAATCTACAAAGCCGTGACATATGTGAAGGAAAATTATGGCAATCCCGTCATCATTTTAGCAGAGAATG GAATGGATCAGCCTGGAAATGTCACTCTTCCAGAAGGCTTGCAAGATACAACGAGAATGAACTATTACAAGAGTTACATCACCAACTTGAAAAGGGCTATGGATGACGGCGCAacagttataggatattttgCTTGGTCACTTCTAGACAACTTTGAATGGAACCTGGGCTACACATCAAGATTTGGCATAGTATATGTAGATTTCAAGAACAAGCAGCGATTTCCAAAGAATTCTGCTTATTGGTTCAAAAAGATTCTAGAGAGGAAGTAA
- the LOC121983203 gene encoding probable mannitol dehydrogenase: MVNSCRSCHECARHHKNYCPGMIVTCNATDVDGIITYGGYSDSIVVEEHFAVKFLAGMPLDRSAPLLCAGITVYSPMKRFGLDVPGKHIRVVGLGGLGHVAVKFGKAFGAKVTVISTSPSKRKEVAERLGADAFLVSKDPDKMKAAWGTMDGIINTVSAAHDVTPWLFLLKTSGQIIMVGAPLNPLEIYAFPLLLGGKSILGSIIGGMKETQEMIDFADQRS; this comes from the exons ATGGTCAACTCCTGCCGCAGCTGCCACGAGTGCGCGCGGCACCACAAGAACTACTGCCCCGGCATGATCGTGACCTGCAACGCCACCGACGTCGATGGCATCATCACCTACGGCGGCTACTCCGACTCCATCGTGGTGGAGGAGCACTTCGCGGTGAAGTTCCTAGCGGGCATGCCGCTCGACCGCAGCGCTCCTCTGCTCTGCGCCGGCATCACGGTCTACAGCCCCATGAAGCGCTTCGGGTTAGATGTCCCCGGGAAGCATATCAGAGTGGTGGGCCTCGGTGGGCTCGGCCACGTTGCCGTCAAGTTCGGAAAGGCCTTTGGCGCGAAGGTGACGGTGATCAGCACGTCGCCGAGCAAAAGGAAGGAGGTTGCCGAGCGACTGGGCGCCGACGCTTTCCTGGTCAGCAAAGACCCAGATAAGATGAAGGCCGCTTGGGGGACCATGGACGGCATAATCAACACTGTCTCAGCAGCTCATGATGTAACTCCATGGTTGTTTCTTCTCAAAACTTCTGGACAAATTATCATGGTTGGTGCACCATTGAATCCATTAGAGATCTATGCTTTCCCCTTACTTTTAG GTGGGAAATCTATCCTAGGGAGTATAATTGGTGGGATGAAGGAGACTCAGGAGATGATAGATTTTGCAG atcaaagaagctga